The genome window ATTATAGAGTTTCAGATTACCCAGCTCCAAGCTTCATCCGAGCGTTCGTTTCCTTCGAGCTCGTCGATCCGCCGTTCGAGCGTTTCGACGGTGCGTTGCAGTCGCGAAATCGCGTCCATCGTCACGTCCGGCATTTCCACTCGCGGCCGGTCCGAAACAACTCGCACGGGCTTGCCATCTTGTGCGACGATGCGCGCCGGGACGCCCACGACGGTTGCATTCGCCGGCACGTCTTTGACGACGATCGATCCGCCGCCGACTTTTACGTTGTCACCTAGAACGATCGCGCCCAGCACTGCAGCGTTGACGCCGACCACGACATTGCGCCCTAAGGTCGGATGGCGCTTCCCGTGTGTGAGACTCGTACCGCCCAACGTGACGCCCTGATAGATCGTGCAGCCCTCGCCGATCTCGGCGGTCTCGCCGATCACGACGCCCATGCCGTGATCGATAAAAACGCCGTGTCCGATCTTCGCGCTCGGATGGATCTCGACGCCGGTCAGAAAGCGGACGATTTGCGAGAGGAAGCGCGGCAACACCGGAACGCTTCGTATCCTATAGATGAAACGATGAGCTACGACGGCATGGAACCCCGGATACGACAACAGAACGTCGAGCGGCCCGCGGGCCGCCGGATCGCGCATGAGTGGAGCTTCCAAGTCGCCTCGCAGCGTGTCCCAAATCTGCGACATACTCGATTTAGTCTAACCCGGCCCGTCAACGGCTGGATTCCGGTCTGCGTCCGAAGGCGCACCCCGCCCTCGGATCGGCGCGAACGGCGCGCCATCCGGCCCTCGCTCGATCGGCTTGAGGCCGCGCCCATGTAGCAGCTTGGAATTGACCGCGCCGACCCGCATCAGGATTCGGTCGTGCCCGAGCAACGGAAACAGCAGTTCCAGCGGCGGTCCGTCGGTCGTTCCCGTCAGCGCCATGCGTACGGTCGATCGCGCGTCCGCCAAGGACAAGCCGAACTCGTCGGCGATCGCCGCCAAGTCGTGCTCTAGGGGCAGATCGCGTAATTCCGGCTGATGATCGACGTACTGACCGACCGAATCCAGAAAAAATAGCACGTCGCGGGAGCGCAACCGCTCGAGTTCGAGCGCCGGAATCATACACGCTTCGGCACGCAGCGCTTCTACCGCAGGACGTGCTTGTTCTGCCGTCGTCAAACCGTCTCCGTATGCAACGAGGAACGAATCGATCCAGCGGCGCGCCGCATCGGGTACCGATTCTTCGAGAACGCCCCAACGCTGCATCGCTGCCGTCAGATCTTCGGCGGATAGATTCATATCGAACGATCCGGAGCCAAAACGGAAGCGACCGCGTAGGCACAAATGCCGCTGCCGTCCCCGGTGTAGCCCAGGCCTTCGCTGCTTTTTGCTTTTATGCTCACGTCGTCGATGGCCAAGCCGATGCGCGAAGCGACGTTGGCGCGCATCTGGGCGACGAACGGCGCGAGCTTCGGACGATCGACGACCACCGTCGCGTCCACGTTCACTGGGTCGAAGCCGGCCTTGCGCAACGTCTGCGCGCACGATTGCAGCATCAACATCGAGTCGGCATCTTTCCAACGCTCGTCACCGGCCGGAAACGTTCCGCCGAGGTCGCCGAGGCACGCCGCGCCGAGCAGCGCATCCGAGATCGCGTGCGCCAGCACGTCGGCGTCCGAATGTCCGAGCGCACCGCGTTCGAACGGAACGTGGACGCCGCCCAGCATCAACGCGCGTCCTTCGACCAGCGGGTGGGCATCGAAACCGTGTCCGGCGCGCGTTAATCGCACGAGCGGCGACGCTCCGACAGCACGGCTGCGGCGCGCGACGCGTCGGCCGGCACCGTGACCTTGAAGTTTTCGTCACTCGCCACAACGGCGAAGACGTCGAGCCCGATCGCTTCGAGCAGCATCGCGTCGTCGGTTGCCTGCAATTCGTTTTCGAGCGCGTGTTGGTGGGCGCGTCGCAAATCGTCGCTCCACGCAAACTGCGGCGTTTGGGCCGCCCGCAATTGTTCGCGATCCAGCGTTTGCACGATGCGGCCGTTTTCGTCGACCACCTTGACCGTGTCGACCACCGGAGCCGCCAACAGGGCTCCGCGGCCGGGTCGCACCATCTGCATGCCGGCGCGCACGTCTTCCGCACGAATCAGTGGGCGGGCTCCGTCGTGGACGAAGACGCCGTCGCAGTTCGCGGGTACGGCTGCCAGGGCGCGATACACGCTTTGCTGGCGAGTGGCTCCCCCCGCAACGATGCGCACGTCGCGGTCTGCGGCGATCCGATTGCAGAGTTCTCGCATTCGGTCGAGCCACACGGGTTCGGTGGCGACGACGAGGGCTCCGACCTCAGGCATGCCGGCAAACGTTTCGATCGACCAGCCCGCCATCGGCAAGCCGGCGAGATCCCAAAATTGCTTGGGCGTACCAAAACGCGTTCCGCTTCCGGCAGCAACGACGACCGCCGCCCAACGCGCTACGGACGCTTCGATTCGTAGCCCCCGTCTCGTTTGGCGCGCGCGAAGATCATTCGTCCGGCGACGGTTTGCAATACGCTCGTCACGATCACGTCGACCTCTTCGCCGATCAATCGGCGTCCGTGTTCGACTACGATCATCGTGCCGTCTTCGAGGTAGCCGACGCCTTGATGCGGCTCTTTCCCCTCGCGGATCACTGCGACGTGCATTTCTTCACCCGGAAGCACGACCGGCTTTACCGCTTCGGCCAGCTCGTTGACGTTGAGCGAACCGATGCCTTCAACGCGCGCCATCCGGTTGAGATTGTAATCGTTGGTAATCAGTTTCGCGTTGAGCTCTTGCGCCAGACGCACCAATCGCGCATCGACGTTGCCCGCGCCCATATCGTCGTAATCGCGTTCCGAAATTTCGACCGCTGCGATTTCTTGCAACCGGGTCAACACATCGAATCCGCGCCGGCCGCGCGCACGTTTGAGCGCGTCGACCGAATCTGAGATGGCTTGCAACTCGCGCACCACGAAGCGCGGCACGATCAATCGCCCATCTAAAAAACCGGCCTCGACGATCTCGACGATCCGTCCGTCGACGATCGACGACGTGTCCACCAGCTTGGGCGCGACGTCCGATGCCGTAGCCACCGGCACCGGAGGCACCGGGACGATGCGAATCTTCGCCCCGATCCGCGTGCCCAAATAGGCCGCGAAAATCGTTACGATGAGATACAGTACGATCGCGATGTAGGTGCCGGATTTTCCCATGCCCGAAACGATTTCGAAGACGATGCTCTTGATCAAAAACGCGACGATCAAGCCGACGATCAAGCCCCCCGCACCGCCGGCGATTTCGGCCGGTGAAAAACGGTCCATGGCGCGCTCGGCCGATTCCAGCTCGCCCTCGAACAGGCTGTGAGCGAACGGCGCCAGGAGAGCACCGAGCACCGCACCGACGACTGGCGAACCGATCAGTAGCGTCAGTTGCAGGCCCTCGTTGGCGAAGTGCGGCGCCAGTATATGCTCGTAGACCTCGCGACCCAGCAAAAAGCCGGTCACTCCAAAGGCTACGATGAACGCCGCTCGCAGCAGCGTCCCGGGTAGTGTCATCGTCAGTCGAATGTTACGAACGCTCCACAGACTTCGTTTGCCAAAAACCGTCCCCGCTCCGTTAACCGCATGCCGCCGGCGGCCCGCTCGAGCAGGCCGTCGCCCGCGTAGCGGGTCAGGATCGAGGCGTAGTGTCGCTCTACGTCTACCCCATAGCGTCGTCGGAAATCCTCGAACGCCACGCCATCGGAAGTCCGCAGGGCCAACATGATGGCCTCGCCGGCGCGGCGGAAACCGGTAAGGCACTCGCTGTCGGCCGGCACTTCTCCGTCTCGTTCCAACGCTTCGACGTATTCATCGAACGAGCGCGTCGCCGTCCGGCGCACGCCCCCGCGATAGGACGCCGCCCCGACTCCCAGTCCTAGATACCCGCCGTTGGCCCAATAGTTCTGATTGTGGGCGCAGCGGTGGCCGGGCCGGGCGAAGTTGCTGATCTCGTAGTGCTCGAATCCGGCGACCGCTAGCTCGTCGATCGCGATTTGATACAATTCCGCCTCCGCGGTGTCGTCGAAAAACGCTCTGGGTTCGCGTTCCAACCAACGTTCGAACGGCGTTCCCGCTTCGACCGTCAGCCCGTAACACGATACGTGGTCGACGCCGGTTGCGATCCCCGCTCGCAACGATCGTCGCCAACTTTCGGGCGACTGACCGGGCACGGCGAACATCAAGTCCAGGGAAACGCTTTCGATTCGGGCATCGCGCGCCTGCCGCACTGCCTGCACGACATCGTTAACATCGTGCTTGCGCCCGAGCGTCGCGATCTCGCCCGCCTCGAAGGACTGGACTCCGATCGACACGCGCGTGATACCGGCCGAATGATAGGCCTCGAAATCTCCCTCGACGACGAGTTCGGGATTGACTTCGATCGAGGCTTCGCCGAACGGACCGAAGCGCTGCGTCAGCCGGTGTAGGAGTTCGACGACATCATCGGCTGCATACGCGTTCGGCGTTCCGCCGCCCAGAAATAGCGTCGTCGCGCGTTCGGCCGGCGCGCGGTCGATCTCGCGATACAGCGCGTCGAGGTAGCGGCGAGCGCGCGTCGCCCGCCACGGCCACTTCGCAAAATCGCAATACGGGCAAAGATACGGACAGAACGGTAGGTGTACGTAGACGCCCGGCATGCCGGGCCTTACGGTTGCGCGACGCAGTAGCCCAGCGCGCCTAGGCCACCATGCGTCGCAATAACCGGACCGGCTTCCCAGACGTCGAGTTTGGCCGGCGTCACGCCATTCAACCGTTCGCGTAGCTGCGCCACGACCGATTCGGCCAGTTCCGGCGCGCCGACATGGACGATCGCGAAGCGCGCTTCGTTGGGATTTGAAACGGCGCCCATCATGAGGTCGAGTGCGGTCTCGCGAGCACGTGCGAACGTGCGCACCTGCGCTTCGGCGACGATCGAACCTTCTTTAAGCGCAAGCACCGGGACGACTTTCATGAGCGTACCCAACGCTGCGCGTGCGCGTCCGATGCGCCCGGTACGCTGCAGGTGCGAGAGGTCCGCAATCAAGGCGTACAATCGCTGCGACGCACGCCAGCGATCCAACGCGGCCACGATCTCGTCGATCGTCGCGCCGGCGCCGGCCAACTCTCGAGCGTACAGCACCATCATTCCTAAACCGCCCGCGACGCTTTGCGAATCGTACGCAACGATACGCGATTGCGGAAACGAACCCGCCGCCGCTTTTGCGGAGTTTAGCGTTCCGGAAAGCTGCGACGAGATCGTGATGCACAGGATGTCGTCGCCGGCTTCGGCTACCGGCGCGAAGACGGATTCGAACATCGCAGACGTCGGTTGAGAAGTCGTCGGTAGCACCGCTTGCGTTTGCAACATGCGATAAAATTCTTCGCGCGATAGGTCGACGTAATCGCGGTAGCTACGATCGCCGAAGACGACGAAGAGCGGAACGACGGCGATCCCGGCGGCAGACGCCGTTGCGGGATCGATATCGGAGGTTGAGTCGGTGACGATCGCGACCGCCACGCTAGGCTTCGAGCGCCCCGTGTCCGGCGACCATCATGTCGCTGATCTTGCCGATGACGTCGTGTTCGACTTCTTGCACCGCCGCCATCGTCGCGTGTTTGATCGCGCGCCGGCTGGCGCGCCCGTGTGCGACGATGCAGTTGCCGCGCAATCCGAGCAGCGGCGCGCCGCCGTAGGTATCGTAATCGAAACGTTGTCGCAGTCCGTGTAATGCCGGCGCGAGCATTG of Candidatus Tumulicola sp. contains these proteins:
- the ispF gene encoding 2-C-methyl-D-erythritol 2,4-cyclodiphosphate synthase gives rise to the protein MRLTRAGHGFDAHPLVEGRALMLGGVHVPFERGALGHSDADVLAHAISDALLGAACLGDLGGTFPAGDERWKDADSMLMLQSCAQTLRKAGFDPVNVDATVVVDRPKLAPFVAQMRANVASRIGLAIDDVSIKAKSSEGLGYTGDGSGICAYAVASVLAPDRSI
- the ispD gene encoding 2-C-methyl-D-erythritol 4-phosphate cytidylyltransferase, translating into MDRRRGRRDRDERIANRRRTNDLRARQTRRGLRIEASVARWAAVVVAAGSGTRFGTPKQFWDLAGLPMAGWSIETFAGMPEVGALVVATEPVWLDRMRELCNRIAADRDVRIVAGGATRQQSVYRALAAVPANCDGVFVHDGARPLIRAEDVRAGMQMVRPGRGALLAAPVVDTVKVVDENGRIVQTLDREQLRAAQTPQFAWSDDLRRAHQHALENELQATDDAMLLEAIGLDVFAVVASDENFKVTVPADASRAAAVLSERRRSCD
- the cysE gene encoding serine O-acetyltransferase, which gives rise to MSQIWDTLRGDLEAPLMRDPAARGPLDVLLSYPGFHAVVAHRFIYRIRSVPVLPRFLSQIVRFLTGVEIHPSAKIGHGVFIDHGMGVVIGETAEIGEGCTIYQGVTLGGTSLTHGKRHPTLGRNVVVGVNAAVLGAIVLGDNVKVGGGSIVVKDVPANATVVGVPARIVAQDGKPVRVVSDRPRVEMPDVTMDAISRLQRTVETLERRIDELEGNERSDEAWSWVI
- the hemW gene encoding radical SAM family heme chaperone HemW → MPGVYVHLPFCPYLCPYCDFAKWPWRATRARRYLDALYREIDRAPAERATTLFLGGGTPNAYAADDVVELLHRLTQRFGPFGEASIEVNPELVVEGDFEAYHSAGITRVSIGVQSFEAGEIATLGRKHDVNDVVQAVRQARDARIESVSLDLMFAVPGQSPESWRRSLRAGIATGVDHVSCYGLTVEAGTPFERWLEREPRAFFDDTAEAELYQIAIDELAVAGFEHYEISNFARPGHRCAHNQNYWANGGYLGLGVGAASYRGGVRRTATRSFDEYVEALERDGEVPADSECLTGFRRAGEAIMLALRTSDGVAFEDFRRRYGVDVERHYASILTRYAGDGLLERAAGGMRLTERGRFLANEVCGAFVTFD
- a CDS encoding DegV family protein gives rise to the protein MAVAIVTDSTSDIDPATASAAGIAVVPLFVVFGDRSYRDYVDLSREEFYRMLQTQAVLPTTSQPTSAMFESVFAPVAEAGDDILCITISSQLSGTLNSAKAAAGSFPQSRIVAYDSQSVAGGLGMMVLYARELAGAGATIDEIVAALDRWRASQRLYALIADLSHLQRTGRIGRARAALGTLMKVVPVLALKEGSIVAEAQVRTFARARETALDLMMGAVSNPNEARFAIVHVGAPELAESVVAQLRERLNGVTPAKLDVWEAGPVIATHGGLGALGYCVAQP
- a CDS encoding TRAM domain-containing protein; amino-acid sequence: MTLPGTLLRAAFIVAFGVTGFLLGREVYEHILAPHFANEGLQLTLLIGSPVVGAVLGALLAPFAHSLFEGELESAERAMDRFSPAEIAGGAGGLIVGLIVAFLIKSIVFEIVSGMGKSGTYIAIVLYLIVTIFAAYLGTRIGAKIRIVPVPPVPVATASDVAPKLVDTSSIVDGRIVEIVEAGFLDGRLIVPRFVVRELQAISDSVDALKRARGRRGFDVLTRLQEIAAVEISERDYDDMGAGNVDARLVRLAQELNAKLITNDYNLNRMARVEGIGSLNVNELAEAVKPVVLPGEEMHVAVIREGKEPHQGVGYLEDGTMIVVEHGRRLIGEEVDVIVTSVLQTVAGRMIFARAKRDGGYESKRP